In Paenibacillus stellifer, the DNA window TCCGGCCGGACAGGCCGCAACCCGCAGACGGGTACGGTCATTGATATTCCGGAATCCAACGTCCCGGCGTTCAAGGCCGGCGGCAAGCTTAAAGAAGCCGTCAACTAATGCGCCTCGACAAATTTCTTAAGGTATCCCGTCTTATCAAGCGCCGCACAGTGGCGAAGGATGTGTCCGAGCAAGGCCGGGTGCTGATCAACGGCAAAGAATCGAAGCCGAGCGCGAGTGTGAAGATCGGCGACGAAATCACGGTCCAGTTCGGGCAGAAGCTCGTGACGGTACGCGTCGAGAAGCTGGTCGAAACGACCCGCAAGGACGAAGCTGCCGGCATGTACACTGTGCTCCGCGAAGAGCCGATCC includes these proteins:
- a CDS encoding RNA-binding S4 domain-containing protein, with translation MRLDKFLKVSRLIKRRTVAKDVSEQGRVLINGKESKPSASVKIGDEITVQFGQKLVTVRVEKLVETTRKDEAAGMYTVLREEPIQKSNGLDW